The Thalassotalea sp. 273M-4 genome includes a region encoding these proteins:
- a CDS encoding outer membrane protein transport protein, with product MTFQKSLLTLALGLACANVNAAGFQLHETSVSGLGRAFAGDAVIADDASVFARNPAAMALFDKKSLSVGATYVDPGVDVKGTGAPDLVLMNPNFDVSSLDQNGVVPAALIPSAYFINPVDEKFAWGVGLNVNYGLASKYDSDYAAGSIAGETDLFSLNINLGGSYRINEQLSVGAGINLVYADAMLNRNTGAILVNGLPSVLPAMPADTTLMHIEGDDTGFGWNVGVVYELNENHRFGLTYRSAVEITFEGELTDLVGNKSNGSLAMDMPAFAEFSGFHQLTNDWAVHYSVMHTDWDSFEELSAFVDGSDVPAFYKVENFESTLRTALGVTYNFDEKLTLRAGIAFDESAAQQGNRSVSIPDSDRLWYSAGATYVLDASSTIDFGLAYVNGEKVEVVEHDAILETAIRANPAVAPLLGNTNWSFESEGNAILVGFQYNRQF from the coding sequence ATGACTTTTCAAAAATCTCTTCTTACCTTAGCTTTAGGTTTAGCTTGCGCCAATGTTAATGCCGCAGGTTTTCAATTACATGAGACCAGTGTTTCTGGTTTAGGTCGCGCATTTGCCGGTGACGCCGTTATTGCAGATGATGCATCTGTATTTGCGCGTAACCCAGCAGCAATGGCATTGTTTGATAAAAAATCATTATCTGTTGGTGCAACGTATGTTGACCCAGGCGTTGATGTAAAAGGTACAGGAGCACCAGATTTAGTTTTAATGAATCCAAATTTTGATGTGTCTTCTTTGGATCAAAACGGTGTTGTACCTGCGGCTCTTATTCCATCAGCATACTTTATCAACCCAGTAGATGAAAAATTTGCTTGGGGTGTTGGTTTAAACGTGAACTATGGTTTAGCGTCTAAGTACGACAGCGACTACGCGGCAGGCTCTATTGCCGGCGAAACAGACTTATTTTCATTAAACATTAACTTAGGTGGTTCATACCGCATTAATGAACAATTAAGTGTTGGTGCTGGCATTAACTTAGTATACGCCGATGCAATGTTAAACCGTAACACCGGTGCTATTTTAGTAAATGGTTTACCAAGTGTCTTACCAGCGATGCCTGCTGATACTACCTTAATGCACATTGAAGGTGATGATACGGGTTTTGGTTGGAACGTGGGCGTTGTTTACGAGCTAAACGAAAATCACCGTTTTGGTTTAACTTACCGCTCTGCTGTTGAAATCACTTTTGAAGGTGAATTAACGGATCTTGTAGGTAACAAATCTAACGGTAGCCTTGCGATGGACATGCCAGCGTTTGCCGAGTTTTCTGGTTTTCATCAGCTAACCAATGATTGGGCTGTCCACTACAGTGTTATGCACACAGATTGGGATAGCTTTGAAGAATTATCAGCGTTTGTTGACGGTAGCGACGTACCTGCCTTTTACAAAGTTGAAAACTTTGAAAGCACGTTACGTACCGCTTTGGGTGTTACTTATAACTTTGATGAAAAGTTAACATTACGCGCTGGTATCGCATTTGACGAGTCGGCAGCACAACAAGGTAACCGTTCAGTTTCTATTCCAGATAGTGATCGCTTATGGTATAGCGCGGGTGCAACATATGTATTAGATGCAAGCAGTACTATTGATTTTGGTTTGGCTTATGTAAATGGCGAAAAAGTAGAAGTTGTTGAGCATGACGCTATTTTAGAAACAGCTATTCGTGCAAACCCTGCGGTTGCTCCACTTTTAGGTAATACTAACTGGTCATTTGAATCGGAAGGTAACGCAATTTTGGTTGGTTTCCAATATAACCGCCAATTCTAA
- the maoP gene encoding DUF413 domain-containing protein, protein MNTSIRKGQYIFYGDPIFTRGLSRSGYFSKRESDELALYGYTLEQLSHGKLLPDNEEEQNFVDAISSEQDSELYAVKLWRKYLGAIAKSRCFHGFAKSNARNQFQPSNDLITEDF, encoded by the coding sequence ATGAATACTTCTATCAGAAAAGGCCAATATATTTTTTACGGTGATCCAATATTTACTCGAGGGTTGTCGCGTAGCGGATATTTTTCAAAGCGTGAATCTGACGAGCTCGCGTTGTACGGGTATACTCTAGAGCAACTTAGTCATGGTAAATTATTACCTGATAATGAAGAAGAGCAAAACTTTGTTGATGCGATTAGCTCTGAGCAAGATTCTGAATTATATGCGGTGAAACTATGGCGAAAATATTTGGGAGCCATTGCCAAAAGCCGATGCTTTCATGGTTTTGCTAAAAGTAATGCGAGAAATCAATTTCAACCAAGTAACGATTTAATCACTGAGGATTTTTAA
- a CDS encoding M16 family metallopeptidase, producing MKHFKPAMISAFTGVVVAISGCTITSQNMNEAISSAQVITKSDTMVRTIEGIEEHQLGNGLKVLLFEDASQPKTLVNITYRVGSVHENYGETGMAHLLEHMLFKGSENYPDINTEFKKRGMATNATTWLDRTNYFEVFDANEETLAWALGMEADRMINATFTKAQLDSEMTVVRNEMERGENSPTRMLLSRMFSLSYLWHNYGNSTIGARSDVENFPFERLRQFYKNHYRPDNAVLMVAGRFDKEQTLELIQQEFGKIRQPSAPLQPLYTQEPTQDGERIVNLRRTGELPFVGLAYHVPSGLHPDAAAVSLLEEILGDYTRGRLQKQLVEPGLATGASSFTFLLKDSSQFIFLVQGEKGVDSTQMEAKLLEIAEQIKANPITAEELNRAKLKLAKQAEQAMRDVTGIGMELSEYIAKGDYRYAFYFRDLIAKTTLEQVQQAAEKYLVKSNRTLGRFIPTTDPQRAEIPKAPDVQELLKDYKGQAVVAQGEVYDNTVANINNRLVQTTWPEGTKLNVYPKKLRGDEVVITMNFPAGNAQQLAGHSSAISMVGSMLKLGNEKYSKEAIATQFDQLKSSVNISTSLGMSNVSITTDKENLNDTINFLGELLANPTFPETELEVLKRSAIADVESQRADPRAIASNSFRKALYDYPKGHPKAYRSLEQRIDDLKSITSEQLSALYQQQFSIKQGHITVVGDVDSQQISDLLRANLKAYNQDTAYQYMPMALKDKSGLVISTETPDKANAQLYVINPIMMDVKHPDYLALRIANDIFGGDAFTSRIGARIRVKEGYSYSVGAGMQVSVKDKQGLFYAVAIAAPENMDAVISAFKEEVDKVKSQGFNQEELDTAITGFISQRTRAWASDKRIASVINNASSDALPLSYYQQQLNDVQQLTLEDVNQAFNKYIGQMDFNIFKAGDFASVEK from the coding sequence ATGAAACATTTCAAACCGGCCATGATCAGCGCCTTTACCGGTGTTGTTGTTGCCATTTCTGGTTGCACAATCACCTCACAAAATATGAATGAAGCAATCTCCTCTGCGCAGGTCATTACGAAATCAGATACCATGGTGAGAACCATCGAAGGCATTGAAGAACATCAACTAGGGAATGGTCTAAAAGTGTTGCTTTTTGAAGATGCATCTCAACCGAAAACCTTGGTAAACATTACCTATCGAGTGGGCTCGGTCCATGAGAACTATGGTGAAACGGGGATGGCGCACCTACTAGAGCATATGTTGTTTAAGGGCTCAGAAAATTACCCTGATATTAATACCGAATTTAAAAAGCGTGGGATGGCCACTAATGCGACGACCTGGCTTGATCGCACCAACTACTTTGAAGTGTTTGATGCCAATGAAGAAACCCTAGCATGGGCTCTAGGAATGGAAGCGGATAGGATGATTAACGCAACTTTCACTAAAGCGCAACTCGACAGTGAAATGACCGTGGTTCGTAATGAAATGGAACGAGGTGAAAATTCACCTACTCGCATGCTGTTAAGTCGAATGTTTTCTTTGTCTTATTTGTGGCACAACTATGGTAACTCGACGATAGGAGCTCGCTCTGATGTCGAAAACTTTCCATTTGAGCGCCTACGTCAATTTTATAAAAACCATTATCGTCCTGATAACGCGGTTTTGATGGTGGCAGGTCGCTTTGATAAAGAACAAACCCTTGAACTTATTCAACAAGAGTTTGGCAAAATCCGTCAACCAAGTGCGCCACTGCAACCATTATACACGCAAGAGCCAACCCAAGATGGTGAGCGTATCGTTAATTTGCGCCGAACAGGAGAATTGCCTTTTGTTGGGCTGGCTTATCATGTGCCTTCAGGATTGCATCCGGATGCTGCTGCCGTTAGCTTACTCGAAGAAATTTTAGGCGATTACACTCGTGGTCGTTTACAAAAACAATTGGTTGAACCTGGATTAGCCACAGGCGCCAGTAGTTTTACCTTTTTATTGAAAGACTCTTCGCAATTTATTTTTCTGGTCCAAGGTGAAAAAGGTGTTGATAGCACTCAGATGGAAGCCAAGCTATTGGAAATCGCTGAACAAATTAAAGCCAACCCGATCACCGCAGAAGAGCTAAATAGAGCAAAACTTAAACTCGCTAAGCAAGCAGAACAAGCGATGCGAGATGTGACTGGTATTGGCATGGAGTTGTCAGAATATATCGCTAAAGGCGATTACCGTTATGCATTTTACTTTCGTGATTTAATCGCCAAAACCACGCTTGAACAAGTACAACAAGCAGCTGAAAAATACCTAGTCAAAAGTAACCGCACTCTAGGTCGCTTTATCCCAACCACCGATCCCCAAAGAGCGGAGATCCCCAAAGCCCCAGATGTTCAAGAGTTGCTAAAAGACTATAAAGGTCAAGCCGTTGTAGCGCAAGGCGAAGTCTATGACAATACAGTTGCCAACATTAACAACCGTTTGGTGCAAACAACCTGGCCTGAAGGTACCAAGCTAAACGTTTATCCGAAAAAATTGCGGGGTGATGAAGTCGTGATCACGATGAATTTCCCTGCAGGTAATGCTCAGCAGTTAGCAGGGCACTCAAGTGCCATATCGATGGTTGGTAGCATGCTAAAATTGGGCAATGAAAAGTACTCTAAAGAAGCGATAGCAACCCAATTTGATCAGTTAAAGTCTTCAGTCAATATTTCTACATCGTTGGGGATGAGCAACGTTTCAATCACCACAGATAAAGAAAATTTGAACGATACCATTAACTTTTTAGGTGAGTTACTGGCCAATCCTACATTCCCTGAAACCGAGCTTGAAGTGTTAAAACGTTCAGCGATTGCTGATGTTGAAAGCCAACGCGCAGATCCTCGAGCCATCGCTTCGAATAGTTTTCGCAAAGCTTTGTATGACTACCCTAAAGGCCATCCAAAGGCTTATCGAAGTTTAGAGCAGCGCATAGACGATCTGAAAAGCATTACCTCTGAACAATTAAGTGCTTTGTATCAACAGCAGTTTTCAATAAAACAAGGTCATATTACCGTGGTCGGTGATGTTGATAGTCAGCAAATTTCAGACTTATTAAGGGCCAATTTAAAAGCTTATAACCAAGATACGGCTTATCAATACATGCCAATGGCATTAAAAGATAAATCGGGTCTGGTGATCAGTACCGAAACGCCGGATAAAGCCAATGCCCAGCTTTATGTTATCAATCCGATTATGATGGATGTCAAACACCCCGATTATTTAGCCTTAAGAATTGCTAATGACATTTTTGGTGGCGATGCATTTACCTCGCGTATCGGTGCTCGAATACGCGTAAAAGAGGGATACAGTTATTCTGTTGGTGCCGGTATGCAGGTCAGTGTTAAAGATAAACAAGGGTTGTTTTATGCCGTCGCCATAGCGGCACCAGAGAATATGGATGCGGTAATTTCGGCTTTTAAAGAAGAGGTTGATAAAGTAAAAAGCCAAGGTTTTAACCAAGAAGAGTTAGATACCGCAATTACTGGGTTTATCAGTCAGCGCACTCGCGCTTGGGCAAGTGATAAGCGTATTGCTTCTGTTATTAATAACGCCAGTTCGGATGCTCTACCACTGAGCTATTATCAACAGCAATTAAATGATGTGCAGCAGTTAACACTTGAGGATGTGAATCAAGCTTTCAACAAGTATATTGGTCAAATGGATTTCAATATATTTAAAGCAGGTGACTTTGCAAGCGTTGAGAAATAG
- a CDS encoding EAL domain-containing protein, translated as MKKKLYSLKIKIVFFFVLLLLIVQGFSFYTTQISNEQGQQKALDLDISRAKLLLQNELKDRDYYLSAFSETAAKDQLLRQALKQDNRHLPVALNEHRKRIDADFAVAIDANGVILGQLVMRQLEAEIKRVTTGRQIGQPFSQKDWLKQETQINYFAHNGNIYHMVISPIWSETNIIGHVGFGHKINQYLAKQLASLTGFNIALSLINGQQWTWLATSEANRNNLGESFQVDFSPIQNAPQMAPQSNAQPAPKYVFSNYPLSKIGDKTLVASLYRLSSEALPAQHSNGFNFFNMLSLMLVIALIGSYFIALSITTPLKRLVEFSKAITQGEYDGNVNVGKTKELNLLATQLSKMQEAIQEREKEVSEQAYFDSLTKLPNRNQFYLDIKRATKSFTLCQINVRRLSDINDTLGHNVGDEVIQETALRLSHLKFPIYQTSGNGFLVKFEDQEEVDVHACIRKISNLMEPVFIYQNIALHLQVNIGLTHSNGGTDPSQLLKEVDSAMQLAKRQNSLYQMYDKQIDLNTLDRLQLVNRIKPALESDEFILYYQPKLNLKTQSIEEVEALVRWQHPVHGLIAPDGFIQLTEQTGQMKALSLWVINQALEQYFIWQAKGIELRIAINISPDNLLDDDFCNLLISKLCGRKTLNKALTFEITEDAFIDHSSKAADNIRLLKQNGIYLSLDDYGTGYSSLAQLKNLSVQELKIDKCFIQNLTFEPIDKLIVTSTLNLSHQLGLSVVAEGVEDKETLDWLIKHDCEKVQGYYISRPVPADELYSWVQQAGYRTVTPSPIIEKPASHKKTQSQSSLSERSQADSTKRANSDTTVTETTTSLVLTGEQDSEHK; from the coding sequence TTGAAAAAGAAACTATACAGCTTAAAAATTAAAATCGTTTTCTTTTTTGTTTTGCTTCTGCTCATTGTTCAGGGGTTCTCTTTTTACACTACCCAAATATCCAATGAACAAGGGCAGCAAAAAGCGCTCGATTTGGATATATCTCGAGCAAAACTACTATTACAAAATGAGCTAAAAGATCGTGATTATTACCTAAGTGCATTCTCAGAAACCGCAGCAAAAGATCAGCTTTTAAGGCAAGCTCTCAAACAAGACAACCGTCATTTACCGGTAGCATTAAATGAACATCGCAAACGAATTGATGCCGATTTTGCTGTCGCTATTGATGCTAATGGCGTCATTTTAGGGCAATTGGTCATGCGCCAATTAGAAGCTGAAATTAAGCGTGTTACTACTGGTCGTCAAATAGGTCAGCCGTTTAGTCAAAAAGATTGGCTAAAACAAGAAACTCAAATTAATTACTTCGCCCACAACGGTAATATTTATCATATGGTCATATCGCCAATATGGAGTGAAACAAATATTATCGGTCACGTTGGTTTTGGTCATAAAATTAACCAATATTTAGCAAAACAACTTGCCAGTTTAACCGGTTTTAACATAGCGCTGAGTTTAATCAATGGACAACAATGGACTTGGTTAGCCACTAGCGAAGCGAATAGAAATAACTTAGGTGAATCGTTTCAGGTTGACTTTTCTCCGATACAAAATGCACCTCAAATGGCCCCACAATCCAATGCCCAACCAGCGCCTAAATATGTCTTTTCCAATTACCCTTTGAGCAAAATTGGCGACAAAACATTGGTTGCCTCGTTATATAGACTAAGCTCTGAAGCCTTACCAGCACAGCATTCTAATGGTTTTAATTTTTTTAATATGTTGTCATTAATGTTGGTGATCGCGCTTATTGGTTCATATTTTATTGCCTTGAGTATAACCACACCGCTTAAACGCTTAGTTGAATTTAGTAAAGCAATCACCCAAGGTGAATACGATGGCAATGTAAATGTTGGTAAAACCAAGGAGCTAAACCTGCTCGCCACTCAGCTTTCTAAGATGCAAGAGGCTATTCAAGAGCGCGAAAAAGAAGTGTCAGAGCAAGCTTACTTTGACAGCTTAACCAAGCTTCCCAACCGTAACCAATTTTATCTCGATATCAAAAGAGCCACCAAGAGCTTTACCTTATGCCAAATTAATGTGCGTCGATTATCCGACATTAACGATACTTTGGGCCACAATGTTGGTGATGAAGTAATCCAAGAAACAGCACTTCGCTTAAGTCACCTAAAATTTCCAATTTATCAAACCTCTGGCAATGGCTTTTTAGTCAAGTTTGAAGATCAAGAAGAGGTGGATGTGCATGCCTGTATTCGCAAAATCAGTAACTTAATGGAACCTGTTTTTATCTATCAAAACATTGCTTTACATTTACAGGTTAACATTGGTTTAACCCACAGTAATGGTGGAACAGATCCCAGTCAGCTATTAAAAGAAGTCGACTCGGCGATGCAATTGGCTAAACGTCAAAACTCGCTATACCAGATGTATGACAAACAAATCGATTTAAACACCTTAGATCGATTGCAATTGGTTAATAGGATCAAACCCGCGCTAGAGAGCGACGAGTTTATTTTATATTATCAACCCAAGTTAAACTTAAAAACCCAAAGTATTGAAGAAGTCGAAGCCTTAGTCCGATGGCAACACCCTGTGCATGGTTTAATAGCCCCTGATGGTTTTATTCAGTTAACAGAACAAACAGGACAAATGAAAGCCCTAAGTTTGTGGGTTATTAACCAAGCGCTTGAACAGTATTTTATATGGCAGGCAAAAGGTATTGAACTTAGAATTGCGATCAATATTTCTCCGGATAACTTACTCGATGATGACTTTTGTAATTTGCTGATCTCAAAATTGTGTGGTCGTAAAACCCTAAATAAAGCATTAACTTTTGAAATTACAGAAGATGCTTTTATCGATCACAGTTCAAAAGCCGCCGATAACATTAGATTATTAAAGCAAAATGGCATCTATTTATCGCTCGATGATTACGGTACCGGTTACTCATCGTTAGCTCAGCTAAAAAACCTATCGGTACAAGAGTTGAAAATTGATAAATGTTTTATTCAAAACCTAACCTTTGAACCGATTGACAAACTAATTGTTACCTCGACTTTAAACTTATCGCATCAACTGGGCCTGTCTGTGGTGGCCGAAGGTGTAGAAGATAAAGAAACGCTTGATTGGTTAATCAAGCATGACTGTGAAAAGGTTCAAGGTTATTACATTAGTCGCCCGGTGCCCGCAGATGAGCTTTACAGCTGGGTTCAACAAGCTGGCTATCGCACCGTTACCCCTTCGCCAATTATTGAGAAACCGGCAAGTCATAAAAAGACTCAGTCTCAAAGCTCTCTGTCAGAGCGTTCACAAGCCGATTCGACGAAACGGGCAAACAGTGACACAACAGTAACAGAAACAACCACCAGCTTGGTCCTGACAGGTGAGCAAGATAGCGAACATAAATAA
- a CDS encoding LysR family transcriptional regulator translates to MDIRVFKTFIAVAEYKHFGRAAETLYITQAAVSARIKQLEEFYNTQLIIREKNNLRLTPAGEALLGHAHLMVSQMEQSKISISISSQQKASFNIATTPNVWDAFFSSRIYDAIELFDNLALGSELSVREAIQRKLDDRSLDVGLLTDPIKSDEFSNELIGHFNLSLVGSRADFDKDVEDYILIDWGITFQKEHALYHKVIPKFRTSTAMIALEVILSKGGFAYLPTELITEHLKAKELFEINSPLQIKRPIFMVSRKNKSNSELIEQFKNLFSNNH, encoded by the coding sequence ATGGACATACGCGTTTTTAAAACATTTATTGCGGTAGCGGAATACAAGCACTTTGGCCGGGCGGCCGAAACACTATACATTACCCAAGCGGCCGTGAGCGCGAGAATAAAACAACTTGAAGAGTTTTATAACACCCAGCTTATAATTAGGGAAAAAAACAACTTACGCTTAACGCCAGCAGGGGAAGCTTTATTAGGCCATGCCCACTTGATGGTGAGCCAAATGGAGCAGTCAAAGATATCTATCTCTATTTCAAGTCAACAAAAAGCCTCGTTTAATATCGCCACAACACCCAATGTTTGGGATGCGTTTTTTAGTTCTCGTATTTACGATGCAATTGAGTTATTTGATAACCTAGCTCTTGGCAGTGAGCTTTCGGTTCGAGAAGCGATTCAAAGAAAACTAGACGATCGAAGTTTGGATGTTGGACTTTTAACCGATCCCATCAAAAGTGATGAGTTTTCTAATGAGCTGATCGGTCACTTTAATCTGTCGTTAGTGGGCTCAAGAGCAGACTTTGATAAAGATGTGGAAGATTACATTTTGATAGATTGGGGGATCACCTTTCAAAAAGAGCATGCTTTATATCATAAGGTCATTCCCAAATTTAGAACATCCACGGCCATGATTGCACTTGAAGTGATCTTGTCCAAAGGTGGTTTTGCTTACTTACCAACCGAGTTGATCACCGAACACTTAAAAGCAAAAGAGCTTTTTGAAATAAACAGCCCATTGCAAATTAAGCGCCCAATCTTTATGGTCTCACGCAAGAACAAAAGCAACAGCGAACTAATTGAGCAGTTTAAAAATTTGTTTTCAAACAACCATTAA
- the gshB gene encoding glutathione synthase gives MKICFIMYPWNRVEPESDSTLRLIHECVKRGHTVALSTVNNLTIRDSVASAFCDVFTKNTKVSDNIISFYKTAHFKRAQLPLAGFDAVIMRANPPLDTLALNFLDSVRGDTFIMNDLDGLRIANNKIYTASFQDTESEFIPATHVSKNRDYLERIFEESESNRMILKPLDGYGGRGVIVLEKSARQSFRSLLDFYIGGDEHGKGSNYVILQDYVQGAEQGDVRILMLNGEPIGAMKRVPASNDVRSNVHAGGKVVKHKLTAQEKKLCKYIGPKLVRDGLYFTGIDVIGGKLIEVNVLSPGGIVRINKLNRVKLQVQVIDFVESVVHAKELVMNRKSEFRQVIEDANAV, from the coding sequence ATGAAAATTTGTTTTATTATGTACCCGTGGAATCGCGTTGAACCTGAATCAGATTCAACCTTGCGTCTTATCCACGAGTGCGTTAAACGTGGCCATACGGTTGCGCTTTCAACGGTAAATAATCTTACTATCCGAGATAGCGTTGCAAGCGCTTTTTGTGATGTGTTTACCAAAAACACCAAGGTATCTGACAACATTATTAGCTTTTATAAAACCGCTCATTTTAAACGTGCTCAATTGCCATTGGCCGGTTTTGATGCGGTGATCATGCGAGCTAACCCGCCATTAGATACCTTGGCGCTTAACTTTTTAGACTCTGTTCGTGGTGATACCTTCATCATGAACGATTTGGATGGGTTAAGGATCGCCAACAATAAAATTTATACTGCTTCTTTTCAAGATACCGAAAGTGAGTTTATTCCTGCCACTCATGTGTCTAAAAATCGAGATTATTTAGAGCGCATATTTGAAGAATCAGAAAGTAATCGGATGATCTTAAAACCCCTTGATGGATACGGTGGTCGAGGGGTGATTGTCCTAGAAAAAAGTGCTCGTCAAAGTTTTCGCTCATTACTTGATTTTTATATTGGTGGTGATGAACACGGTAAAGGCAGTAACTACGTTATTTTACAAGATTACGTGCAAGGTGCAGAGCAAGGCGATGTGCGCATATTAATGCTCAACGGTGAGCCAATAGGCGCGATGAAACGCGTACCCGCGTCAAATGATGTGCGCTCAAATGTACACGCCGGTGGTAAAGTTGTTAAGCATAAACTTACGGCACAAGAAAAGAAGCTATGTAAGTACATTGGCCCGAAACTTGTTCGCGACGGTTTGTACTTTACCGGTATTGATGTGATTGGCGGTAAACTTATTGAAGTTAATGTATTAAGCCCAGGTGGTATTGTACGAATTAATAAGCTCAACCGAGTTAAATTACAGGTTCAAGTGATTGATTTTGTTGAAAGCGTTGTTCATGCCAAAGAATTAGTAATGAACCGAAAATCAGAGTTCAGACAGGTAATTGAAGATGCTAACGCTGTCTGA
- a CDS encoding GIY-YIG nuclease family protein, translating into MNQPAIYILSNTRNTVLYIGVTSNLIQRVYQHKQKIIKGFSAKYNLTKLVYFEIYSDMENAIVREKRLKQWHRPWKERLIGEVNPDWRDLYFDLI; encoded by the coding sequence ATGAACCAACCCGCTATCTATATTCTTTCTAACACACGAAATACTGTTTTGTATATTGGTGTGACTAGCAATTTAATTCAGCGAGTTTATCAACATAAACAAAAAATAATTAAAGGCTTTAGTGCCAAATACAACCTAACTAAATTAGTTTATTTTGAGATTTATAGTGATATGGAAAACGCTATTGTGAGAGAAAAAAGATTAAAGCAATGGCATAGACCATGGAAAGAGCGGTTGATAGGGGAAGTGAATCCCGATTGGCGAGATTTGTACTTTGATCTTATTTAA